A section of the Sedimentisphaera cyanobacteriorum genome encodes:
- a CDS encoding response regulator, with amino-acid sequence MDETTKRVLIVDDNAGNLSVVAGLVSKMGYEIILAQNGKEGLKSAKKYSPDAVLLDIMMPDMDGYEVCSELRSLPQTKDIPIIFLTAKLQEDGIDKAFECGGTDYVTKPYSSNVLLARLKTHIDNFVLGKQTLELKDKLKVQNQFLESIYEDVQVGLFVLEVEENSKLRYLGVNTKFEDIMGIRSKDLMYKTLEELTKHFSKFTIEELLKNAEKCISERKKISFKGRVITNEKTVLCITTLSPVVNESGAIIRIIGSSTDITELERAKHELENHKNNLEKEVKERTSELNKSREDLLLAQQIARIGHWHFELHNDNFTCSKIVDKILGMPISQGVPISKFRKLIDPSYIDRFDKVLNKIFTGYREGKKIELRFISAEKYKYIEMNIKPVFNGNRCEYIFGTIQDITSRKHMEIALTKIQFAVDESSDEIYFLDKQGRFIYANQTALRNFGIPADKLGSKDIFEFNPEKTRQWWKETWETLKKDKKISLQTTHRTKDGLEYPVDIRGQYLKLEEQELCCIFCRDISRIKQYEQELVKARDAANKASEAKSQFLANMSHEIRTPMNSIIGYSQMLKKSDNLTNEQKKQIEIVDSSSHHLLNLINDILEMSKMDAGKVTLSPTNFDFINLLNITKSIFTLKAENKSIFLEYDIPSDFPRVVYADDGKIRQVIINLLGNAVKFTDRGGVRVRARHEQLDENILKITVEVEDTGYGISEDEKEKVFSYFDQTESGTKSGGSGLGLAISKGYARQMGGDITFTSQKGRGSTFSFTFTAELPEGNQQNQQLSKRTIKNLTEEHEGKLVIITDDNRDNREVLAAILNNTGFQVISAESGGETLDLLERFQPDILLLDNMMPNMTGAEVIEKIKKNQNIKDFPIIIISGDVMEKSHQLAEEAGATDFVSKPYEIDQLLEKIALYTNSEYVYEEPDADEQNLSFKDMAKYLSGIESSLFNSLKADLENGRMKEFTEQTEKLKKKDKAAGAKLYRLAESYEYEQLYKLFGIDLDDENR; translated from the coding sequence ATGGATGAGACTACAAAAAGAGTTCTTATTGTTGACGATAATGCCGGCAACTTAAGTGTTGTTGCTGGTCTTGTCAGCAAGATGGGCTATGAGATAATACTTGCCCAAAACGGCAAAGAAGGCCTCAAAAGCGCAAAGAAGTATTCCCCCGATGCGGTACTTCTGGATATTATGATGCCTGATATGGACGGCTATGAAGTTTGCAGTGAGCTGCGCAGCCTGCCCCAGACAAAAGACATTCCGATTATATTCCTCACAGCCAAACTCCAGGAAGACGGTATAGACAAGGCTTTTGAGTGCGGCGGGACAGACTACGTTACAAAGCCCTACAGCTCGAATGTACTTCTGGCAAGGCTCAAAACACACATAGACAATTTCGTACTTGGTAAACAGACCCTCGAGCTCAAAGATAAGCTCAAGGTTCAAAATCAGTTTCTTGAAAGCATTTATGAAGATGTTCAGGTGGGTCTTTTTGTCCTTGAAGTTGAGGAAAACAGCAAGCTCAGATACCTCGGCGTAAACACCAAGTTTGAGGACATAATGGGGATAAGATCAAAAGACCTTATGTACAAAACCCTTGAAGAGCTCACAAAACATTTTTCGAAATTCACTATTGAAGAGCTTCTGAAAAATGCAGAAAAATGTATATCTGAAAGAAAAAAGATAAGCTTCAAGGGCCGTGTAATCACCAACGAAAAAACAGTTCTTTGCATAACCACGCTCAGCCCGGTCGTAAACGAAAGCGGAGCGATTATAAGGATAATCGGTTCGAGCACAGACATAACAGAACTGGAGAGGGCCAAACATGAGCTCGAAAACCATAAAAACAACCTTGAAAAAGAAGTTAAAGAGCGTACAAGCGAGCTGAATAAAAGCAGAGAAGACCTTCTGCTTGCCCAGCAAATAGCGCGTATAGGGCACTGGCATTTCGAGCTTCACAACGACAACTTCACGTGCTCTAAAATTGTAGATAAGATTCTCGGTATGCCGATATCGCAAGGTGTGCCGATATCAAAATTCAGGAAGCTTATAGACCCGAGCTACATTGACAGATTCGACAAGGTGCTCAATAAGATCTTCACGGGCTACCGGGAAGGTAAAAAAATTGAGCTTAGATTCATCTCTGCGGAAAAATACAAATACATAGAGATGAACATAAAGCCTGTGTTTAACGGAAACCGGTGCGAATACATTTTCGGGACGATACAGGACATTACCTCCCGAAAGCATATGGAGATTGCCCTGACCAAAATCCAGTTTGCCGTAGATGAGTCTTCAGATGAAATATATTTCCTCGATAAACAGGGACGGTTTATATATGCAAACCAGACTGCTCTTAGAAACTTCGGGATCCCGGCGGATAAACTCGGCAGCAAGGATATATTCGAATTCAACCCCGAAAAAACCAGGCAGTGGTGGAAAGAAACTTGGGAAACGCTCAAGAAAGACAAAAAAATATCCTTGCAAACCACCCACCGAACAAAAGACGGCCTTGAATATCCGGTAGATATCCGCGGGCAGTACCTCAAGCTCGAAGAACAGGAGCTTTGCTGCATATTCTGCCGAGATATCTCGAGGATAAAACAATACGAACAGGAGCTGGTAAAGGCAAGGGATGCAGCAAACAAGGCCAGCGAGGCAAAAAGCCAGTTCCTCGCCAATATGAGCCATGAGATTCGAACTCCTATGAACTCCATCATAGGGTATTCACAGATGCTTAAAAAATCCGACAATCTCACAAACGAACAGAAAAAACAGATTGAAATTGTTGACTCAAGCAGCCATCATCTGCTTAATCTGATTAACGATATCTTAGAGATGAGCAAGATGGATGCAGGGAAAGTAACACTTTCTCCAACTAACTTTGATTTCATCAACCTGCTGAACATTACCAAAAGCATATTCACCCTGAAGGCGGAAAATAAATCAATATTCCTCGAATACGATATACCATCGGATTTCCCCCGAGTGGTCTATGCAGATGACGGAAAGATAAGGCAGGTTATAATAAATCTTCTGGGCAATGCGGTGAAGTTTACAGACAGAGGAGGCGTGCGTGTTCGCGCTCGGCACGAGCAGCTCGATGAAAATATCCTGAAAATAACAGTGGAAGTGGAAGATACAGGGTACGGGATTTCCGAAGACGAAAAGGAGAAAGTGTTCAGCTACTTCGACCAGACAGAGTCTGGCACTAAGAGCGGCGGCAGCGGACTGGGGCTTGCAATCAGCAAAGGCTATGCAAGACAGATGGGCGGAGACATTACTTTTACAAGCCAAAAAGGCAGAGGAAGCACTTTCAGTTTCACTTTCACTGCAGAACTGCCTGAAGGAAACCAGCAGAATCAGCAGCTCAGCAAAAGAACAATAAAAAACCTTACCGAAGAACATGAAGGCAAACTGGTGATAATCACGGACGACAACAGGGATAACAGAGAGGTTCTGGCGGCCATTTTAAATAACACCGGATTTCAAGTGATCTCTGCGGAAAGCGGAGGGGAAACCCTTGACCTGCTCGAGAGATTCCAGCCCGACATACTGCTTCTGGATAATATGATGCCTAATATGACCGGTGCGGAAGTTATAGAGAAGATCAAGAAAAATCAGAACATAAAGGATTTCCCCATAATAATAATTTCTGGCGATGTAATGGAAAAAAGCCATCAGCTCGCTGAAGAAGCCGGCGCTACTGATTTTGTCAGCAAGCCTTACGAAATCGACCAGCTTTTAGAAAAAATCGCCCTGTACACTAATTCAGAATATGTTTATGAGGAACCTGACGCTGATGAGCAGAATCTTTCTTTCAAAGACATGGCTAAGTATCTCTCCGGAATCGAAAGCTCGCTATTCAATTCGCTCAAAGCAGACCTCGAAAACGGACGAATGAAGGAATTTACAGAGCAGACAGAAAAGCTGAAGAAAAAAGACAAAGCAGCAGGGGCAAAATTGTACCGCCTCGCAGAAAGCTATGAATATGAACAGCTCTACAAACTATTTGGAATTGATTTAGATGACGAGAATCGATAA
- a CDS encoding hybrid sensor histidine kinase/response regulator, which yields MTRIDNAKVMVVDDMPNNLRLLDKMLTGSGYDVSCFPKGAIAIKSAKKHPPELILLDINMPEMNGYEVCKRLKADPELAKIPIIFISALNNTEDKIMAFKSGGVDYITKPFKFEEVEARIQTHLKIEKLTEKLEKHNEDLEDRLDQKSRELKEANERLMILDKAKSDFLTQISHELRTPLNSILGVMKMLLDNECKSVSSDIVDMFEGSKEKLLSIINDATLLTQIKVSQNSFSRENVALRPALQRAVQTSSLKEKGRSLDYKQIPEDISIYADRTLIDKAFESLLRTALLLSSESCSMQFSCEETKHKNSKLLLLKLSVKGQNIPEAILPNFFSEFGHGQTISSEGDFGLDPALTNRIFQINDARIEAENTKDGVDFIITFSENSIIKENG from the coding sequence ATGACGAGAATCGATAACGCAAAAGTGATGGTTGTTGATGATATGCCCAACAACCTGCGGCTTCTCGACAAGATGCTCACCGGCTCGGGATATGATGTTTCATGCTTCCCGAAAGGCGCGATTGCTATTAAATCAGCAAAAAAACACCCGCCTGAGCTGATACTTCTCGATATAAATATGCCGGAGATGAACGGATACGAAGTGTGCAAAAGGCTCAAGGCCGACCCTGAACTGGCAAAGATACCCATAATTTTCATAAGCGCGCTTAACAATACAGAAGACAAGATAATGGCCTTCAAATCAGGAGGCGTGGACTATATTACAAAGCCTTTCAAATTTGAAGAGGTGGAAGCGAGAATTCAGACTCACCTGAAGATTGAGAAACTTACAGAGAAGCTTGAAAAACACAACGAAGACCTTGAGGACAGGTTAGACCAAAAATCAAGGGAGCTCAAGGAAGCAAACGAAAGGCTTATGATACTCGACAAAGCCAAGTCGGATTTCCTTACGCAGATATCCCACGAACTGCGAACCCCGCTTAATTCCATACTCGGGGTTATGAAGATGCTTCTTGATAATGAATGCAAATCTGTTTCATCTGATATCGTAGATATGTTTGAGGGCTCGAAGGAAAAGCTCTTATCTATTATCAACGATGCGACCCTGCTTACTCAAATCAAAGTTTCTCAAAATTCCTTCAGCAGGGAGAACGTTGCGCTGAGGCCTGCTCTGCAAAGAGCCGTGCAAACAAGCAGCCTTAAAGAAAAAGGGCGATCGCTTGATTACAAGCAAATTCCTGAAGATATTTCCATATATGCAGACAGGACTCTGATAGACAAGGCCTTTGAATCTCTGTTAAGAACTGCCCTGCTTTTATCCAGCGAGAGCTGCTCTATGCAGTTCAGCTGCGAGGAAACCAAACACAAGAATTCAAAGCTTCTGCTCTTGAAGTTAAGCGTAAAAGGGCAGAACATACCTGAGGCCATCCTTCCAAACTTTTTCAGCGAATTCGGCCATGGCCAAACCATAAGCAGCGAGGGGGATTTTGGTCTTGACCCGGCGCTTACGAATAGAATATTCCAAATTAATGACGCACGCATCGAGGCAGAAAATACCAAGGACGGTGTGGATTTCATTATAACATTCAGCGAAAATTCTATCATTAAAGAAAATGGATGA
- the dprA gene encoding DNA-processing protein DprA — MDEEKTRLWLKLSKADGVGPAGVVRLLERFGCIESIAGAGKEGLKAVKGIGDKTADSMRKAFDNLDTSKELELCENSGIGILTFDSPCYPELLKSTKYAPAVLYYLGDIEKLQRLEPSIAIVGSRRCSFYGKEQARILACGLGEAGFSVVSGMARGIDSESHYGALTAGGDTIAVLGCGLMHIYPPENKGLFKEIAARGVCLSQFAPDTEPRMEHFVPRNKIIAGLSEQVLVVEAGPNSGAIKTASFAREISRQVFAVPGRIDSRLSFGSNKLIKEGAVLCRGISDILNEPMEKHKPATKKAKLKGKPKTLFDKGSSEELIAETLNSGEKSSDEIIEETGLNAGEVNSALTWLQIKGAIERLPGNKYKLARR, encoded by the coding sequence ATGGATGAAGAGAAAACAAGGCTCTGGCTGAAGCTCTCTAAAGCTGATGGAGTTGGCCCTGCGGGAGTTGTAAGGCTGCTTGAAAGATTTGGGTGTATCGAATCGATAGCAGGCGCAGGCAAAGAGGGGCTCAAAGCAGTTAAAGGAATCGGGGATAAAACCGCTGATTCAATGCGCAAAGCCTTTGACAATCTCGATACTTCAAAAGAGCTGGAGCTGTGCGAGAACAGCGGGATAGGAATTCTCACTTTCGATTCGCCCTGCTATCCGGAACTGCTTAAAAGCACAAAATACGCGCCGGCAGTTTTGTATTATCTCGGAGATATAGAAAAACTGCAAAGGCTTGAGCCTTCAATCGCGATAGTCGGCTCGAGGCGATGCAGCTTCTACGGCAAAGAGCAGGCCAGAATTCTCGCCTGCGGGCTCGGGGAAGCAGGATTCAGCGTTGTTAGCGGGATGGCAAGGGGGATTGATTCGGAGTCGCACTATGGAGCACTTACCGCAGGCGGAGATACGATAGCAGTTCTCGGCTGCGGGCTTATGCACATTTACCCGCCAGAAAACAAAGGCCTGTTCAAAGAGATTGCAGCAAGGGGAGTTTGCCTGAGCCAGTTTGCCCCTGACACAGAGCCGAGAATGGAGCATTTTGTTCCGAGAAACAAGATTATAGCCGGCCTCTCAGAGCAGGTTTTGGTTGTGGAGGCGGGGCCGAATTCGGGTGCTATAAAAACTGCCAGCTTCGCAAGAGAAATCAGCAGGCAGGTCTTCGCTGTACCGGGCAGGATAGACAGCAGGCTCAGCTTCGGCTCGAATAAGCTAATAAAAGAAGGAGCTGTGCTTTGCAGAGGTATTTCTGATATACTAAACGAGCCCATGGAGAAACACAAGCCGGCGACAAAAAAAGCAAAGCTCAAGGGTAAGCCCAAAACGCTTTTCGATAAGGGCAGCAGTGAAGAGCTGATCGCTGAAACTCTCAATTCAGGCGAGAAAAGCAGCGATGAGATAATAGAAGAAACCGGCCTAAACGCCGGCGAGGTGAATTCCGCCCTAACTTGGCTGCAAATAAAGGGGGCAATCGAGCGTTTGCCCGGGAATAAATATAAGCTTGCGAGGAGATAA
- the lexA gene encoding transcriptional repressor LexA — MQLTPVKMNILEIFANFQREKHYSPTMKELAELLGKSRTTVFEHCTALRKKGYLSASRGKVRSLKLTAKAEELLGDDAVEAVQSDNEGIPMLGSVAAGFPVEPLESDEKLSIPAQFSTKGTLFALKVSGESMIGDNIFPGDYVICRHTNEAKNGDIVVALVDENEATLKRFYKDKNCIRLEPSNDEYETLRVTNCLIKGVVTGLLRNIH, encoded by the coding sequence ATGCAGCTGACACCAGTAAAAATGAATATTCTCGAAATATTCGCAAATTTCCAGCGGGAAAAACATTATTCCCCGACGATGAAGGAACTCGCCGAACTGCTGGGAAAAAGCAGAACCACAGTGTTCGAACACTGCACCGCCCTTCGAAAAAAGGGGTATCTCTCGGCATCCCGGGGCAAGGTTCGCTCTTTGAAACTCACCGCTAAGGCAGAAGAACTTTTAGGTGATGATGCCGTAGAGGCAGTCCAGAGCGATAATGAAGGCATCCCAATGCTGGGCAGTGTGGCAGCGGGGTTTCCCGTAGAACCGCTGGAGTCAGACGAGAAACTGTCTATCCCAGCACAGTTCAGCACTAAAGGAACCCTTTTTGCACTTAAAGTTTCGGGGGAGAGTATGATTGGAGACAATATTTTCCCGGGTGATTATGTAATCTGCCGGCATACAAACGAGGCAAAAAACGGCGATATTGTGGTTGCGTTAGTGGATGAGAACGAGGCAACCCTGAAAAGATTCTACAAAGACAAAAACTGCATCCGACTTGAGCCGTCTAACGATGAATATGAAACGCTGCGGGTTACCAACTGCCTGATCAAAGGCGTTGTTACAGGGCTCTTGAGGAATATACACTAA
- the ispG gene encoding flavodoxin-dependent (E)-4-hydroxy-3-methylbut-2-enyl-diphosphate synthase: MNSSKPERRKTREVRIGSTAIGAENPVAVQSMTKTLTTDIEATIAQISRLENCGCNIVRVAVPTKKDTEAFAKIAAQVNVPLVADIHFSAQRAIEAIEAGASKIRINPGNMRSWQELDEVIACAKVNKISMRLGINEASIRNLKEDTPSRERTGLMFEEMSEYVREFEKRGFCEIVLSAKSVDVNRTIEINRKFSEGFDYPIHIGLTHSGLPEDGIVPSAAAVGSLLSEGIGDTVRISLAGKPENEIITAQDILASFGLYEKKTPRIVVCPTCGRCMIDVLSLAREIKQAVQEIQKPLKIAVMGCIVNGPGEAADADLAVCAGSGKGYIYRGGKKLAVVPEAELLAEFSKQINLLVAE; encoded by the coding sequence ATGAACAGCAGCAAACCCGAAAGACGCAAAACCAGAGAAGTTCGAATAGGCTCGACTGCAATTGGCGCGGAAAATCCTGTGGCGGTGCAGTCTATGACGAAAACCCTCACCACAGACATCGAGGCGACCATTGCGCAGATCAGCCGGCTCGAAAACTGCGGCTGTAATATAGTGCGCGTTGCCGTACCAACGAAGAAAGATACCGAGGCCTTCGCCAAGATAGCCGCTCAGGTGAACGTGCCTCTTGTGGCGGATATACACTTCTCCGCTCAAAGGGCAATTGAGGCAATCGAGGCGGGAGCTTCTAAAATACGAATCAATCCCGGGAATATGAGGTCTTGGCAGGAGCTTGATGAGGTTATAGCCTGCGCTAAGGTAAATAAGATTTCAATGCGACTCGGCATAAACGAAGCAAGCATAAGGAATCTCAAGGAAGACACGCCTTCCCGTGAAAGGACAGGGCTTATGTTTGAAGAGATGAGCGAATATGTGCGGGAATTTGAGAAGCGAGGGTTTTGTGAGATAGTATTAAGCGCTAAGAGCGTGGATGTGAACAGGACAATCGAGATAAACAGAAAATTCTCAGAGGGCTTTGATTACCCAATCCACATAGGCCTAACCCATTCCGGCCTGCCTGAAGACGGGATTGTGCCTTCCGCTGCGGCCGTGGGCAGTCTTCTTAGCGAAGGGATAGGCGATACAGTGCGAATCAGTCTCGCCGGCAAACCGGAGAATGAAATAATCACTGCGCAGGATATCCTCGCCTCTTTCGGGCTTTATGAGAAGAAAACGCCGAGAATCGTAGTATGCCCTACCTGCGGAAGATGTATGATAGATGTGCTCTCGCTTGCAAGAGAAATCAAACAAGCCGTCCAGGAGATTCAAAAACCGCTGAAAATTGCCGTAATGGGCTGTATTGTAAACGGCCCGGGCGAAGCGGCAGATGCCGACCTTGCTGTATGCGCAGGCAGCGGGAAGGGATATATCTACCGCGGCGGGAAAAAGCTTGCGGTTGTTCCGGAGGCTGAGCTTCTTGCAGAATTTTCAAAACAGATAAATCTGCTTGTGGCTGAGTAA
- a CDS encoding KdsC family phosphatase has translation MFKQEYDKEKLKNIRLLVLDVDGVLTDGSIILNDYGVESKAFNVHDGHGIKLWHRAGHQSAILSGRAVNVTNLRAAQLDIQHVYQGCKLKLPVFQQMLETLQIQPEQTAWIGDDVVDMPVARQAGFSAAVDNAVDELKLCSDYVSKRPGGGGAVREIVKLILEHQDKWQELMNRYLG, from the coding sequence ATGTTCAAGCAGGAATACGACAAAGAAAAACTCAAAAACATTCGCCTTCTCGTGCTCGATGTTGACGGAGTTCTTACAGACGGAAGCATCATACTCAATGATTACGGAGTTGAGTCCAAGGCTTTCAATGTACACGACGGCCATGGGATAAAGCTCTGGCACAGAGCGGGGCATCAGTCTGCAATATTGAGCGGAAGGGCGGTTAATGTTACAAACCTCAGGGCTGCCCAGCTCGATATCCAGCACGTTTATCAGGGCTGCAAGCTAAAGCTGCCTGTATTTCAACAGATGCTCGAAACGCTCCAAATTCAGCCTGAGCAAACCGCTTGGATCGGCGATGATGTGGTTGATATGCCGGTGGCAAGGCAGGCAGGCTTCAGTGCTGCTGTGGACAATGCGGTTGACGAGCTGAAATTATGCTCGGATTACGTTTCTAAACGCCCTGGCGGCGGCGGCGCGGTAAGGGAAATAGTGAAGCTGATTCTTGAGCATCAGGATAAATGGCAGGAACTGATGAACAGATATTTGGGCTGA
- a CDS encoding KpsF/GutQ family sugar-phosphate isomerase codes for MTEFDTKYAQQVIKKEAQAVDSLSELVSGESFIQACRSIYECRSNVVVSGIGKAGLIGRKISATMASVGIPSIFLHPSEAVHGDLGRVSEKDLAVLISFGGKTAEILRLMQVLKQMSVKTIALTGKPDSSLAENCDVSLAFGSLTEACPLGLAPTVSTTCMLALGDALALTVMKAKKFTKEDFVKYHPGGSLGAKLITVEQSMDFTKTDKLPIVEKELTIAEMLDKTSSTKRRGAVMVVGKTGSLEGIITDADLRRLFMDTKSDGFTRKVESVMTANCKYVKTNTLASEAMAIFHKYRIDELPVVNEGLKPVGMIDVQDIVSIKLSR; via the coding sequence ATGACAGAGTTCGACACCAAGTATGCTCAGCAAGTTATAAAAAAAGAAGCTCAGGCTGTTGATTCTCTCTCTGAGCTGGTTTCAGGGGAGAGCTTCATCCAAGCGTGCAGAAGCATTTACGAATGCCGCTCGAATGTAGTGGTGAGCGGGATAGGGAAGGCCGGCCTTATCGGCAGAAAAATATCCGCTACTATGGCCTCTGTCGGCATACCGAGCATCTTTCTGCATCCGAGCGAAGCCGTCCACGGCGACCTCGGAAGGGTTAGCGAGAAAGACCTTGCCGTGCTTATAAGCTTTGGCGGGAAAACAGCTGAGATCCTCAGGCTTATGCAGGTGCTCAAGCAGATGAGCGTGAAGACAATCGCTCTTACCGGCAAACCCGACAGCAGCCTCGCAGAAAATTGCGACGTGTCTCTGGCCTTCGGCTCGCTTACAGAGGCCTGTCCGCTGGGGCTGGCGCCCACAGTTTCTACAACCTGTATGCTGGCTCTCGGCGATGCGCTTGCGCTTACTGTGATGAAGGCGAAAAAATTTACAAAGGAGGATTTTGTAAAGTATCACCCGGGCGGTTCGCTCGGGGCGAAGCTTATTACGGTAGAGCAGTCTATGGACTTCACGAAGACCGACAAGCTTCCGATTGTGGAAAAGGAGCTTACAATTGCTGAAATGCTCGATAAAACCAGCTCCACAAAACGAAGAGGAGCGGTTATGGTCGTAGGTAAGACAGGCAGTCTTGAGGGTATTATAACAGATGCAGACCTTCGCAGGCTGTTTATGGATACTAAATCGGACGGATTCACCCGCAAAGTTGAATCAGTGATGACAGCAAACTGCAAGTATGTAAAAACCAACACCCTCGCATCTGAGGCTATGGCAATCTTCCATAAATACAGAATTGATGAACTGCCCGTTGTTAATGAAGGCCTCAAACCTGTGGGAATGATTGACGTGCAGGATATTGTTTCAATCAAGCTTTCGAGGTAA
- a CDS encoding Rne/Rng family ribonuclease, translating to MSREMLINVTQGEECRVAVLKDGALEELYMEREDDNSCVNNIYLGKVINVESSIQAAFVDYGEKRHGFLHISDIHPRYYVNEGAKEKIGKRTGLKKRPPIRKCIKPGQKIVVQVIKEGVGTKGPAVTTYLSLPGKYLVLMPWMNKVGVSQRIENEESRKRLKGIISELEGPEDAGFIIRTAGELANKRDIQMDLKYLTRLWESIKKRMNKRQPPAELYRESDLAIRAVRDVFNTTVKRVVCDSETVTNKIKDFFEITQPRYKKRISFYNSSEPLFHKYWIEEAVNKVKQRKVELRGGGTIVIEQTEALVAIDVNSARAKKFKDIEQTALQTNIEAAKEIARQLRLRDMGGIIVCDFIDMEKAPNRRRVEKEFRDAVKPDRAKYRILRMSQFCLVEMTRQRMRPSLERSLFRECPLCGGSGLIKCAESVAVEILREVQIALANKRTVKVLVETSAEIAEHLLNSKRAVICEAECESEKGIEIRQRPEMKGEEFTVSCLDERGRMVL from the coding sequence ATGTCCAGAGAAATGCTGATAAATGTAACTCAGGGCGAGGAATGCCGAGTTGCAGTTTTGAAGGATGGCGCTCTTGAAGAACTTTACATGGAGCGGGAAGACGATAATTCCTGCGTAAACAATATCTATCTGGGTAAGGTTATAAATGTAGAGTCGAGTATTCAGGCGGCATTCGTAGATTACGGCGAGAAGCGCCACGGTTTCCTTCATATAAGCGATATACATCCAAGGTACTATGTGAATGAAGGAGCTAAAGAGAAGATAGGCAAGCGTACAGGCCTGAAGAAAAGGCCTCCTATCAGAAAGTGCATCAAACCCGGTCAGAAGATCGTTGTGCAGGTTATTAAGGAAGGCGTGGGAACTAAAGGCCCCGCAGTAACAACGTATCTCTCCTTGCCCGGTAAATATTTGGTTTTGATGCCCTGGATGAATAAGGTGGGGGTTTCCCAGAGGATTGAGAATGAGGAGAGCAGGAAGAGGCTTAAGGGGATTATATCCGAGCTTGAGGGGCCTGAGGATGCGGGTTTTATAATAAGAACCGCAGGAGAGCTTGCCAACAAAAGAGATATACAGATGGATCTCAAATACCTGACGAGGCTTTGGGAATCTATCAAAAAGCGAATGAACAAGAGACAGCCTCCCGCAGAGCTGTACAGAGAATCAGACCTTGCAATAAGAGCGGTTAGAGATGTTTTCAATACCACGGTCAAGCGGGTAGTGTGTGATTCCGAGACGGTTACAAACAAGATTAAAGATTTTTTCGAAATCACCCAGCCCAGATACAAGAAGAGAATTAGCTTTTATAATTCCTCAGAGCCGCTGTTCCATAAGTACTGGATTGAGGAGGCGGTGAACAAGGTTAAGCAGCGCAAGGTAGAGCTTCGAGGCGGAGGAACAATCGTTATCGAACAGACCGAAGCTCTTGTGGCAATAGATGTAAACAGCGCAAGGGCGAAGAAGTTCAAGGATATTGAGCAAACCGCTCTTCAGACAAATATCGAAGCGGCAAAAGAAATTGCCCGGCAGCTGAGGCTCAGAGATATGGGCGGGATAATCGTATGTGATTTCATAGATATGGAAAAAGCCCCAAACCGCAGGAGAGTGGAAAAAGAATTCAGAGATGCTGTTAAGCCGGACAGGGCAAAGTATCGAATACTCAGAATGAGCCAGTTTTGCCTTGTTGAGATGACAAGGCAGCGAATGAGGCCTTCTCTGGAGAGAAGTCTTTTCAGGGAATGTCCGCTGTGCGGGGGCTCGGGGCTCATAAAATGCGCAGAGTCTGTAGCTGTGGAGATTCTTCGAGAGGTGCAGATTGCCCTTGCCAACAAGAGAACTGTTAAAGTGCTTGTGGAAACTTCAGCTGAGATTGCTGAACATCTGCTCAACAGCAAAAGGGCGGTGATATGCGAGGCCGAATGCGAAAGCGAGAAGGGTATTGAGATTAGGCAGAGGCCTGAAATGAAGGGCGAGGAATTCACAGTATCCTGCCTGGATGAAAGAGGAAGAATGGTTCTATGA
- a CDS encoding TIGR03936 family radical SAM-associated protein, producing the protein MQGGEDFSTLFMVYQISEGTAFLSHQEVMRVLIRACIRAKLPLRFSQGFNPHPRFSLPLPKNVGVDSLCELCAAQLDRPNTQIDPEQLKAELNKQLPQGIFVSAAQVFSGKKGCQVGDVTYLIRCTREEAEAIKSDITEKIESRDFQFTRKKHKTGKIKVLPLAQLIEKLELEDNGLKLKVNFSSSGTLKAGEILRLAGFEETDLSRILRTNIGWA; encoded by the coding sequence ATGCAGGGCGGAGAAGATTTTTCAACGCTTTTTATGGTGTACCAGATTTCAGAAGGTACAGCCTTTCTTTCTCATCAGGAGGTGATGAGGGTTTTAATAAGGGCTTGCATCAGGGCGAAGCTCCCGCTGAGATTTTCCCAAGGCTTCAATCCGCACCCGAGGTTTTCCCTGCCGCTTCCGAAAAATGTCGGCGTGGACTCTCTCTGTGAGCTCTGCGCAGCCCAGCTCGACCGCCCGAACACTCAGATTGACCCTGAGCAATTAAAGGCAGAACTTAATAAACAGCTTCCTCAAGGAATTTTTGTCTCAGCAGCCCAGGTCTTCTCAGGGAAAAAGGGTTGCCAAGTTGGCGATGTTACTTATCTTATCAGGTGCACCCGCGAAGAGGCTGAGGCGATTAAATCTGATATTACAGAAAAAATAGAATCAAGAGATTTTCAGTTTACACGTAAGAAACACAAAACAGGGAAAATAAAGGTTCTTCCATTGGCTCAGCTTATTGAAAAGCTTGAGCTTGAAGACAACGGACTTAAACTGAAGGTCAATTTCTCCAGCTCCGGTACGTTAAAAGCCGGAGAAATTTTAAGGCTGGCCGGTTTTGAAGAAACCGACTTGAGCAGAATATTAAGAACAAATATAGGGTGGGCATAG